One segment of Prionailurus bengalensis isolate Pbe53 chromosome E3, Fcat_Pben_1.1_paternal_pri, whole genome shotgun sequence DNA contains the following:
- the PRR14 gene encoding proline-rich protein 14 isoform X4, translating to MDLPGDSSPPGRPRLCRQPLARALWGARSPKRPRLQSLAAPSPLEKASRRVLAVVLEDVMAARMVPLVPQEETTTPQHHSNRRDSVRNQPPASPSQQATWSSQTRPPDPLHLCREPLSRTHRPPSTLRRRSRTTPGPEEGPSQKVDWAPQPTLVVMLEDIASSRPAAEGFADETPNFIIPARRAKPMTVVHHPMPPSRDLDPPFQPSALPEDPLESPPGAPDPVLEPPSIPPPSSLLRPRLSPWGLAPLFRSVRSKLESFADIFLTPNKAPRPPPPSPPMKLELKIAISEAEQSGATEDTASVSPRPPIRQWRAQDHNPPAPLSKPSLGRSHSCPDLGPPGPDTCSWPPAPHHPSRSRLRRHTVGGGEMARAPPPPRPCLRKEVFPLGGAGGSPPLITSCSSTASTSSFSEPAEPRLGSTKGKEPRASEDQVLSDPETKTMGKVSRFRIRRTPVRPQPNLTPMGLPRPIRLNKKEFSLEEIYTNKNYQSPTTRSSKKLRRAVEFRDSSLPRSRRPSRGVRAAAGRTLTSNVAPSPDVGPLLQQRLEELDASLLEEEEVDREHPHRT from the exons ATGGACTTGCCCGGGGACTCCAG CCCACCTGGCCGGCCACGTCTGTGCCGCCAGCCCCTGGCTCGAGCATTATggggagccaggagccccaaacgGCCGAGGCTGCAGTCTCTGGCAGCCCCTTCGCCCTTGGAAAAGGCCTCTCGGCGGGTCCTGGCTGTAGTGCTGGAAGATGTTATGGCTGCCCGTATG GTTCCCCTGGTGCCCCAAGAAGAGACCACCACCCCACAACACCACAGCAACCGCCGAGATTCTGTCCGAAACCAGCCGCCTGCCTCGCCATCCCAACAGGCTACGTGGTCCTCGCAGACCAG GCCTCCCGACCCACTGCACTTATGCCGAGAGCCCTTGAGCCGCACCCACCGGCCCCCTTCTACCCTGAGACGGAGATCAAGGACAACCCCTGGCCCAGAGGAAGGCCCTTCACAAAAGGTGGACTGGGCCCCCCAGCCTACTCTGGTGGTGATGCTAGAAGACATTGCCAGCTCAAGACCCGCAGCTGAG GGCTTTGCTGATGAGACTCCCAACTTCATCATCCCAGCAAGAAG AGCCAAGCCCATGACCGTGGTTCACCATCCAATGCCTCCGTCCAGGGACCTGGATCCCCCATTCCAGCCATCTGCCTTGCCTGAAGACCCTCTGGAGAGCCCACCAGGAG CCCCGGATCCTGTACTGGAGCCCCCATCGATCCCACCGCCGTCCAGCCTTTTACGCCCCCGCCTCAGTCCCTGGGGCTTGGCTCCCCTCTTCCGTTCCGTCCGCTCCAAGCTGGAGAGCTTTGCTGACATCTTCCTCACACCCAACAAAGCCCcacggcccccacccccatcacctccCATGAAGTTGGAGTTGAAGATTGCCATCTCAGAGGCTGAGCAGTCTGGGGCTACTGAGGACACTGCATCTGTCAGTCCCCGGCCCCCTATCCGCCAGTGGCGGGCCCAAGACCACAATCCCCCAGCACCTCTTTCTAAGCCCTCTCTGGGCCGAAGCCACTCCTGCCCCGATCTGGGGCCCCCTGGCCCAGATACCTGCAGCTGGCCCCCTGCTCCACACCACCCGAGCCGGTCACGGCTCCGGCGGCACACTGTGGGTGGTGGAGAGATGGCCCGAGCCCCACCACCCCCTCGGCCCTGTCTCCGGAAAGAGGTCTTCCCTCTTGGAGGAGCGGGAGGCTCTCCTCCCCTCATCACATCTTGTTCGTCCACCGCATCTACTTCCTCCTTCTCTGAACCTGCAGAACCCAG GTTGGGCTCAACCAAGGGGAAGGAGCCAAGGGCCTCAGAGGACCAGGTGCTTTCAGACCCTGAGACCAAG ACCATGGGAAAGGTTTCTCGATTCAGAATACGCAGGACACCAGTCCGTCCTCAGCCAAACCTTACACCAATGGGACTGCCTCGACCAATCAG GTTGAACAAGAAGGAGTTCAGCTTAGAAGAAATTTATACCAACAAGAATTATCAGTCACCTACAACCAGGAG CTCAAAGAAGCTTCGGCGGGCTGTAGAATTTCGGGACAGCAGCCTTCCTCGATCCCGGCGGCCATCTCGTGGAGTCCGGGCTGCAGCTGGCAGGACCCTTACCTCCAACGTGGCCCCCAGCCCAGATGTGGGACCTCTGCTGCAGCAGCGGCTGGAGGAGCTGGATGCCTcgctcctggaggaggaggaagtggataGGGAGCATCCCCATCGGACCTAG
- the PRR14 gene encoding proline-rich protein 14 isoform X2 — MAARWLHLVSHHRGRRGPAIGRRPKAPRRRPLAVGQCWVRLVLKEPEVGAVEDPGSAGGGGCSLGSPRDSPEPPLPPWTCPGTPGESAPRPPVLSTGNGEPGDRTGETTELTTDPGDCLLLLSSSSPPGRPRLCRQPLARALWGARSPKRPRLQSLAAPSPLEKASRRVLAVVLEDVMAARMVPLVPQEETTTPQHHSNRRDSVRNQPPASPSQQATWSSQTRPPDPLHLCREPLSRTHRPPSTLRRRSRTTPGPEEGPSQKVDWAPQPTLVVMLEDIASSRPAAEGFADETPNFIIPARRAKPMTVVHHPMPPSRDLDPPFQPSALPEDPLESPPGAPDPVLEPPSIPPPSSLLRPRLSPWGLAPLFRSVRSKLESFADIFLTPNKAPRPPPPSPPMKLELKIAISEAEQSGATEDTASVSPRPPIRQWRAQDHNPPAPLSKPSLGRSHSCPDLGPPGPDTCSWPPAPHHPSRSRLRRHTVGGGEMARAPPPPRPCLRKEVFPLGGAGGSPPLITSCSSTASTSSFSEPAEPRLGSTKGKEPRASEDQVLSDPETKTMGKVSRFRIRRTPVRPQPNLTPMGLPRPIRLNKKEFSLEEIYTNKNYQSPTTRSSKKLRRAVEFRDSSLPRSRRPSRGVRAAAGRTLTSNVAPSPDVGPLLQQRLEELDASLLEEEEVDREHPHRT; from the exons ATGGCTGCCAGGTGGCTTCACTTAGTTTCTCACCACCGCGGAAGACGGGGACCGGCGATTGGGCGGCGCCCGAAGGCTCCGAGAAGAAGGCCCTTGGCGGTTGGACAGTGCTGGGTAAGGCTGGTTTTAAAGGAGCCGGAGGTGGGAGCCGTCGAAGACCCGGGATCCGCGGGAGGCGGCG GCTGCAGCCTGGGATCCCCCAGGGACTCCCCGGAGCCGCCGCTTCCCCCATGGACTTGCCCGGGGACTCCAGGTGAGAGCGCACCCCGCCCGCCTGTCTTGAGCACGGGAAACGGGGAGCCTGGCGACCGTACCGGGGAAACCACAGAGCTAACGACAGACCCAGGCGACTGTCTTCTGCTTCTCTCATCCTCCAGCCCACCTGGCCGGCCACGTCTGTGCCGCCAGCCCCTGGCTCGAGCATTATggggagccaggagccccaaacgGCCGAGGCTGCAGTCTCTGGCAGCCCCTTCGCCCTTGGAAAAGGCCTCTCGGCGGGTCCTGGCTGTAGTGCTGGAAGATGTTATGGCTGCCCGTATG GTTCCCCTGGTGCCCCAAGAAGAGACCACCACCCCACAACACCACAGCAACCGCCGAGATTCTGTCCGAAACCAGCCGCCTGCCTCGCCATCCCAACAGGCTACGTGGTCCTCGCAGACCAG GCCTCCCGACCCACTGCACTTATGCCGAGAGCCCTTGAGCCGCACCCACCGGCCCCCTTCTACCCTGAGACGGAGATCAAGGACAACCCCTGGCCCAGAGGAAGGCCCTTCACAAAAGGTGGACTGGGCCCCCCAGCCTACTCTGGTGGTGATGCTAGAAGACATTGCCAGCTCAAGACCCGCAGCTGAG GGCTTTGCTGATGAGACTCCCAACTTCATCATCCCAGCAAGAAG AGCCAAGCCCATGACCGTGGTTCACCATCCAATGCCTCCGTCCAGGGACCTGGATCCCCCATTCCAGCCATCTGCCTTGCCTGAAGACCCTCTGGAGAGCCCACCAGGAG CCCCGGATCCTGTACTGGAGCCCCCATCGATCCCACCGCCGTCCAGCCTTTTACGCCCCCGCCTCAGTCCCTGGGGCTTGGCTCCCCTCTTCCGTTCCGTCCGCTCCAAGCTGGAGAGCTTTGCTGACATCTTCCTCACACCCAACAAAGCCCcacggcccccacccccatcacctccCATGAAGTTGGAGTTGAAGATTGCCATCTCAGAGGCTGAGCAGTCTGGGGCTACTGAGGACACTGCATCTGTCAGTCCCCGGCCCCCTATCCGCCAGTGGCGGGCCCAAGACCACAATCCCCCAGCACCTCTTTCTAAGCCCTCTCTGGGCCGAAGCCACTCCTGCCCCGATCTGGGGCCCCCTGGCCCAGATACCTGCAGCTGGCCCCCTGCTCCACACCACCCGAGCCGGTCACGGCTCCGGCGGCACACTGTGGGTGGTGGAGAGATGGCCCGAGCCCCACCACCCCCTCGGCCCTGTCTCCGGAAAGAGGTCTTCCCTCTTGGAGGAGCGGGAGGCTCTCCTCCCCTCATCACATCTTGTTCGTCCACCGCATCTACTTCCTCCTTCTCTGAACCTGCAGAACCCAG GTTGGGCTCAACCAAGGGGAAGGAGCCAAGGGCCTCAGAGGACCAGGTGCTTTCAGACCCTGAGACCAAG ACCATGGGAAAGGTTTCTCGATTCAGAATACGCAGGACACCAGTCCGTCCTCAGCCAAACCTTACACCAATGGGACTGCCTCGACCAATCAG GTTGAACAAGAAGGAGTTCAGCTTAGAAGAAATTTATACCAACAAGAATTATCAGTCACCTACAACCAGGAG CTCAAAGAAGCTTCGGCGGGCTGTAGAATTTCGGGACAGCAGCCTTCCTCGATCCCGGCGGCCATCTCGTGGAGTCCGGGCTGCAGCTGGCAGGACCCTTACCTCCAACGTGGCCCCCAGCCCAGATGTGGGACCTCTGCTGCAGCAGCGGCTGGAGGAGCTGGATGCCTcgctcctggaggaggaggaagtggataGGGAGCATCCCCATCGGACCTAG
- the PRR14 gene encoding proline-rich protein 14 isoform X3, with protein sequence MDLPGDSSPPGRPRLCRQPLARALWGARSPKRPRLQSLAAPSPLEKASRRVLAVVLEDVMAARMVPLVPQEETTTPQHHSNRRDSVRNQPPASPSQQATWSSQTRPPDPLHLCREPLSRTHRPPSTLRRRSRTTPGPEEGPSQKVDWAPQPTLVVMLEDIASSRPAAEGFADETPNFIIPARRAKPMTVVHHPMPPSRDLDPPFQPSALPEDPLESPPGAPDPVLEPPSIPPPSSLLRPRLSPWGLAPLFRSVRSKLESFADIFLTPNKAPRPPPPSPPMKLELKIAISEAEQSGATEDTASVSPRPPIRQWRAQDHNPPAPLSKPSLGRSHSCPDLGPPGPDTCSWPPAPHHPSRSRLRRHTVGGGEMARAPPPPRPCLRKEVFPLGGAGGSPPLITSCSSTASTSSFSEPAEPRLGSTKGKEPRASEDQVLSDPETKTMGKVSRFRIRRTPVRPQPNLTPMGLPRPIRLNKKEFSLEEIYTNKNYQSPTTRRTFETIFEEPRERNGTLIFTSSKKLRRAVEFRDSSLPRSRRPSRGVRAAAGRTLTSNVAPSPDVGPLLQQRLEELDASLLEEEEVDREHPHRT encoded by the exons ATGGACTTGCCCGGGGACTCCAG CCCACCTGGCCGGCCACGTCTGTGCCGCCAGCCCCTGGCTCGAGCATTATggggagccaggagccccaaacgGCCGAGGCTGCAGTCTCTGGCAGCCCCTTCGCCCTTGGAAAAGGCCTCTCGGCGGGTCCTGGCTGTAGTGCTGGAAGATGTTATGGCTGCCCGTATG GTTCCCCTGGTGCCCCAAGAAGAGACCACCACCCCACAACACCACAGCAACCGCCGAGATTCTGTCCGAAACCAGCCGCCTGCCTCGCCATCCCAACAGGCTACGTGGTCCTCGCAGACCAG GCCTCCCGACCCACTGCACTTATGCCGAGAGCCCTTGAGCCGCACCCACCGGCCCCCTTCTACCCTGAGACGGAGATCAAGGACAACCCCTGGCCCAGAGGAAGGCCCTTCACAAAAGGTGGACTGGGCCCCCCAGCCTACTCTGGTGGTGATGCTAGAAGACATTGCCAGCTCAAGACCCGCAGCTGAG GGCTTTGCTGATGAGACTCCCAACTTCATCATCCCAGCAAGAAG AGCCAAGCCCATGACCGTGGTTCACCATCCAATGCCTCCGTCCAGGGACCTGGATCCCCCATTCCAGCCATCTGCCTTGCCTGAAGACCCTCTGGAGAGCCCACCAGGAG CCCCGGATCCTGTACTGGAGCCCCCATCGATCCCACCGCCGTCCAGCCTTTTACGCCCCCGCCTCAGTCCCTGGGGCTTGGCTCCCCTCTTCCGTTCCGTCCGCTCCAAGCTGGAGAGCTTTGCTGACATCTTCCTCACACCCAACAAAGCCCcacggcccccacccccatcacctccCATGAAGTTGGAGTTGAAGATTGCCATCTCAGAGGCTGAGCAGTCTGGGGCTACTGAGGACACTGCATCTGTCAGTCCCCGGCCCCCTATCCGCCAGTGGCGGGCCCAAGACCACAATCCCCCAGCACCTCTTTCTAAGCCCTCTCTGGGCCGAAGCCACTCCTGCCCCGATCTGGGGCCCCCTGGCCCAGATACCTGCAGCTGGCCCCCTGCTCCACACCACCCGAGCCGGTCACGGCTCCGGCGGCACACTGTGGGTGGTGGAGAGATGGCCCGAGCCCCACCACCCCCTCGGCCCTGTCTCCGGAAAGAGGTCTTCCCTCTTGGAGGAGCGGGAGGCTCTCCTCCCCTCATCACATCTTGTTCGTCCACCGCATCTACTTCCTCCTTCTCTGAACCTGCAGAACCCAG GTTGGGCTCAACCAAGGGGAAGGAGCCAAGGGCCTCAGAGGACCAGGTGCTTTCAGACCCTGAGACCAAG ACCATGGGAAAGGTTTCTCGATTCAGAATACGCAGGACACCAGTCCGTCCTCAGCCAAACCTTACACCAATGGGACTGCCTCGACCAATCAG GTTGAACAAGAAGGAGTTCAGCTTAGAAGAAATTTATACCAACAAGAATTATCAGTCACCTACAACCAGGAG GACCTTTGAAACCATCTTTGAGGAGCCCCGGGAGCGCAACGGGACTCTGATTTTCACCAGCTCAAAGAAGCTTCGGCGGGCTGTAGAATTTCGGGACAGCAGCCTTCCTCGATCCCGGCGGCCATCTCGTGGAGTCCGGGCTGCAGCTGGCAGGACCCTTACCTCCAACGTGGCCCCCAGCCCAGATGTGGGACCTCTGCTGCAGCAGCGGCTGGAGGAGCTGGATGCCTcgctcctggaggaggaggaagtggataGGGAGCATCCCCATCGGACCTAG
- the PRR14 gene encoding proline-rich protein 14 isoform X1: protein MAARWLHLVSHHRGRRGPAIGRRPKAPRRRPLAVGQCWVRLVLKEPEVGAVEDPGSAGGGGCSLGSPRDSPEPPLPPWTCPGTPGESAPRPPVLSTGNGEPGDRTGETTELTTDPGDCLLLLSSSSPPGRPRLCRQPLARALWGARSPKRPRLQSLAAPSPLEKASRRVLAVVLEDVMAARMVPLVPQEETTTPQHHSNRRDSVRNQPPASPSQQATWSSQTRPPDPLHLCREPLSRTHRPPSTLRRRSRTTPGPEEGPSQKVDWAPQPTLVVMLEDIASSRPAAEGFADETPNFIIPARRAKPMTVVHHPMPPSRDLDPPFQPSALPEDPLESPPGAPDPVLEPPSIPPPSSLLRPRLSPWGLAPLFRSVRSKLESFADIFLTPNKAPRPPPPSPPMKLELKIAISEAEQSGATEDTASVSPRPPIRQWRAQDHNPPAPLSKPSLGRSHSCPDLGPPGPDTCSWPPAPHHPSRSRLRRHTVGGGEMARAPPPPRPCLRKEVFPLGGAGGSPPLITSCSSTASTSSFSEPAEPRLGSTKGKEPRASEDQVLSDPETKTMGKVSRFRIRRTPVRPQPNLTPMGLPRPIRLNKKEFSLEEIYTNKNYQSPTTRRTFETIFEEPRERNGTLIFTSSKKLRRAVEFRDSSLPRSRRPSRGVRAAAGRTLTSNVAPSPDVGPLLQQRLEELDASLLEEEEVDREHPHRT, encoded by the exons ATGGCTGCCAGGTGGCTTCACTTAGTTTCTCACCACCGCGGAAGACGGGGACCGGCGATTGGGCGGCGCCCGAAGGCTCCGAGAAGAAGGCCCTTGGCGGTTGGACAGTGCTGGGTAAGGCTGGTTTTAAAGGAGCCGGAGGTGGGAGCCGTCGAAGACCCGGGATCCGCGGGAGGCGGCG GCTGCAGCCTGGGATCCCCCAGGGACTCCCCGGAGCCGCCGCTTCCCCCATGGACTTGCCCGGGGACTCCAGGTGAGAGCGCACCCCGCCCGCCTGTCTTGAGCACGGGAAACGGGGAGCCTGGCGACCGTACCGGGGAAACCACAGAGCTAACGACAGACCCAGGCGACTGTCTTCTGCTTCTCTCATCCTCCAGCCCACCTGGCCGGCCACGTCTGTGCCGCCAGCCCCTGGCTCGAGCATTATggggagccaggagccccaaacgGCCGAGGCTGCAGTCTCTGGCAGCCCCTTCGCCCTTGGAAAAGGCCTCTCGGCGGGTCCTGGCTGTAGTGCTGGAAGATGTTATGGCTGCCCGTATG GTTCCCCTGGTGCCCCAAGAAGAGACCACCACCCCACAACACCACAGCAACCGCCGAGATTCTGTCCGAAACCAGCCGCCTGCCTCGCCATCCCAACAGGCTACGTGGTCCTCGCAGACCAG GCCTCCCGACCCACTGCACTTATGCCGAGAGCCCTTGAGCCGCACCCACCGGCCCCCTTCTACCCTGAGACGGAGATCAAGGACAACCCCTGGCCCAGAGGAAGGCCCTTCACAAAAGGTGGACTGGGCCCCCCAGCCTACTCTGGTGGTGATGCTAGAAGACATTGCCAGCTCAAGACCCGCAGCTGAG GGCTTTGCTGATGAGACTCCCAACTTCATCATCCCAGCAAGAAG AGCCAAGCCCATGACCGTGGTTCACCATCCAATGCCTCCGTCCAGGGACCTGGATCCCCCATTCCAGCCATCTGCCTTGCCTGAAGACCCTCTGGAGAGCCCACCAGGAG CCCCGGATCCTGTACTGGAGCCCCCATCGATCCCACCGCCGTCCAGCCTTTTACGCCCCCGCCTCAGTCCCTGGGGCTTGGCTCCCCTCTTCCGTTCCGTCCGCTCCAAGCTGGAGAGCTTTGCTGACATCTTCCTCACACCCAACAAAGCCCcacggcccccacccccatcacctccCATGAAGTTGGAGTTGAAGATTGCCATCTCAGAGGCTGAGCAGTCTGGGGCTACTGAGGACACTGCATCTGTCAGTCCCCGGCCCCCTATCCGCCAGTGGCGGGCCCAAGACCACAATCCCCCAGCACCTCTTTCTAAGCCCTCTCTGGGCCGAAGCCACTCCTGCCCCGATCTGGGGCCCCCTGGCCCAGATACCTGCAGCTGGCCCCCTGCTCCACACCACCCGAGCCGGTCACGGCTCCGGCGGCACACTGTGGGTGGTGGAGAGATGGCCCGAGCCCCACCACCCCCTCGGCCCTGTCTCCGGAAAGAGGTCTTCCCTCTTGGAGGAGCGGGAGGCTCTCCTCCCCTCATCACATCTTGTTCGTCCACCGCATCTACTTCCTCCTTCTCTGAACCTGCAGAACCCAG GTTGGGCTCAACCAAGGGGAAGGAGCCAAGGGCCTCAGAGGACCAGGTGCTTTCAGACCCTGAGACCAAG ACCATGGGAAAGGTTTCTCGATTCAGAATACGCAGGACACCAGTCCGTCCTCAGCCAAACCTTACACCAATGGGACTGCCTCGACCAATCAG GTTGAACAAGAAGGAGTTCAGCTTAGAAGAAATTTATACCAACAAGAATTATCAGTCACCTACAACCAGGAG GACCTTTGAAACCATCTTTGAGGAGCCCCGGGAGCGCAACGGGACTCTGATTTTCACCAGCTCAAAGAAGCTTCGGCGGGCTGTAGAATTTCGGGACAGCAGCCTTCCTCGATCCCGGCGGCCATCTCGTGGAGTCCGGGCTGCAGCTGGCAGGACCCTTACCTCCAACGTGGCCCCCAGCCCAGATGTGGGACCTCTGCTGCAGCAGCGGCTGGAGGAGCTGGATGCCTcgctcctggaggaggaggaagtggataGGGAGCATCCCCATCGGACCTAG
- the FBRS gene encoding probable fibrosin-1: METAAAAAPGPGWAAEGERRRRRCSRRDRDREQRRRRGPGGDAPRALLAAPRGSSSSSSPPPPARPWSSASSGERPGGPRRRRPRPRPRPPRPRARKRPAGSGSRGEEEEEEEEGGADDGEAEEEPEEEEEEEEDLIDGFAIASFASLEALQKDASLQPPERLEHRLKHSGKRKRGGSSGATGEPGDSSDREPGRPSGDRARKWPNKRRRKEASSRHSLEAGYICDAESDLDERVSDDDLDPSFTVSTSKASGPHGAFNGNCEAKLSVVPKVSGLERSQEQPPGPDPLLVPFPPKEPPPAPAPRPPVSPPAPLPAAPSLPPPPQPQLQLRVSPFGLRTSPYGSSLDLSTGSSSRPPPKAPAPPVAQPPPSSSSSSSSSSSASSSSAQLTHRPPTPSLPLPLSTHSFPPPGLRPPPPPPHPSLFSPGPTLPPPPPLLQVPGHPGASAANALSEQDLIGQDLNSRYLNAQGGPEVVGAGGSARPLAFQFHQHNHQHQHTHQHTHQHFTPYPPGLLPPHGPHMFEKYPGKMEGLFRHNPYTAFPPAVPGLPPGLPPAVSFGSLQGAFQPKSTNPELPPRLGPVPSGLPQKGTQIPDHFRPPLRKPGKWCAMHVRVAYMILRHQEKMKGDSHKLDFRNDLLPCLPGPYGALPPGQELSHPAASLFTATGAVHAAANPFTAAPGAHGTFLSPSTHIDPFGRPTSFASLAALSNGAFGGLGSPTFNSGAVFAQKESPGAPPAFASPPDPWGRLHRSPLAFPAWVRPPEAARTPGSDKERPVERREPSITKEEKDRDLPFSRPQLRVSPATPKARAGEEGARPAKESVRVKEERKEEAAAAAAAAAAAAAAAAAAAATTGPQGLHLLFERPRPPPFLGPSPPERCAGFLEPTWLAGPPRLARPPRFYEAGEELTGPGAVAAARLYGLEPAHPLLYSRLAPPPPPAAAPGTPHLLSKTPPGALLGAPPPLVPAPRPSSPPRAPGPARADR, encoded by the exons ATGGAGACGGCAGCGGCCGCGGCTCCGGGCCCGGGCTGGGCCGCTGAGGGGGAGCGGCGGCGTCGGCGCTGCTCGCGCCGAGACCGAGACCGGGAGCAGCGGCGCCGCCGAGGTCCCGGCGGCGACGCGCCCCGGGCCCTGTTGGCCGCCCCGCGCGGCTCCTCGTCGTCCTCGTCGCCGCCACCGCCGGCCAGGCCTTGGTCGTCAGCTTCGTCTGGAGAGCGGCCCGGAGGCCCGAGACGACGGCGGCCCCGTCCCAGGCCTCGGCCCCCGCGACCCCGAGCTCGGAAGCGGCCTGCCGGCTCGGGCAGCCgcggggaggaagaggaggaggaggaggaggggggcgcAGACGACGGGGAGGCCGAGGAGGagcctgaggaggaggaagaagaagaggaggactTGATCGATGGCTTCGCCATCGCCAGCTTCGCCAGCCTTGAGGCCTTGCAG AAGGATGCATCTCTTCAGCCCCCAGAGCGACTGGAACATCGGCTGAAGCATTCTGGGAAGCGGAAGAGGGGGGGCTCCAGTGGGGCCACTGGGGAGCCAGGGGACAGCTCTGATCGGGAGCCTGGCCGGCCCTCTGGGGATCGGGCCCGAAAATGGCCCAATAAACGGAGAAGGAAAGAG GCCTCCTCCCGTCATTCTCTGGAAGCTggatacata tgCGATGCAGAAAGCGATCTGGacgagagg GTCTCCGATGATGACCTCGATCCATCCTTTACTGTCTCAACCAGCAAAG CCTCGGGCCCCCACGGCGCCTTCAATGGGAACTGTGAAGCAAAACTCTCCGTAGTCCCTAAAGTGTCGGGCCTGGAGCGGAGCCAGGAACAGCCCCCAGGGCCCGACCCGCTGCTAGTGCCTTTCCCCCCGAAGGAACCACCGCCTGCACCGGCCCCTCGGCCTCCTGTCTcaccccctgcacccctgccGGCCGCCCCCagtctgccacccccaccccagccccagctgcaGCTTCGGGTCTCGCCCTTCGGCCTCCGCACTTCTCCCTATGGCAGCAGCCTGGACCTCAGCACTGGCAG CTCTTCACGGCCGCCCCCCAAGGCCCCGGCCCCTCCCGTGGCTCAGCCTCCCCCCTCATCATCCTCTtcgtcctcttcctcctcatctgcCTCCTCCTCGTCCGCGCAGCTCACCCACCGGCCCCCGACGCCCTCACTGCCCCTGCCTTTGTCCACCCACAGCTTTCCCCCCCCTGGGCTGcggccccccccaccacccccccacccctccttgttctcccctggccccaccctgcccccacccccacccctgctgcagGTGCCAGGGCACCCTGGGGCCTCAGCCGCTAACGCCCTTTCTG agCAGGACCTGATCGGCCAGGACCTGAACTCTCGCTACCTGAATGCCCAGGGTGGCCCcgaggtggtgggggcagggggctccgCCCGGCCCCTGGCCTTCCAGTTCCACCAGCACAACCACCAGCACCAGCACACCCACCAGCACACCCACCAGCACTTCACCCCTTATCCCCCGGGCCTGCTGCCACCCCATGGCCCCCACATG TTTGAGAAATATCCAGGAAAGATGGAAGGCCTTTTCCGGCataat CCGTACACGGCCTTCCCTCCCGCAGTGCCCGGCCTCCCTCCGGGCCTCCCGCCGGCTGTCTCCTTTGGCTCCCTGCAGGGGGCCTTCCAGCCCAAG AGCACGAACCCCGAGCTGCCACCACGACTGGGGCCAGTGCCGAGCGGGCTTCCCCAAAAGGGGACACAG ATCCCCGACCATTTCCGGCCACCTTTGAGG AAACCAGGGAAGTGGTGTGCCATGCACGTGCGCGTGGCTTACATGATCCTGAGACACCAGGAAAAGATGAAG GGCGACTCCCACAAGCTTGACTTTCGGAACGACCTCCTGCCCTGCCTTCCGGGGCCCTATGGGGCCCTGCCCCCTGGGCAGGAGCTCTCCCACCCGGCCGCCTCCCTCTTCACTGCGACTG gTGCCGTCCACGCTGCAGCCAACCCTTTCACCGCAGCTCCCGGGGCCCACGGAACCTTTCTGAGCCCCAGCACCCACATTG ATCCCTTTGGGCGTCCCACAAGCTTCGCCTCTTTGGCTGCCCTCTCCAACGGGGCCTTTGGAGGCCTGGGCAGCCCCACATTCA ACTCCGGCGCCGTCTTTGCCCAGAAAGAAAGCCCAGGGGCTCCACCAGCCTTCGCCTCCCCGCCAGACCCATGGGGCCGCCTGCACCGCAGTCCTCTGGCCTTTCCTGCCTGGGTCCGGCCCCCTGAGGCCGCCCGGACTCCAGGCTCAGACAAGGAGCGGCCTGTGGAGCGGAGAGAGCCCTCTATCaccaaggaggagaaagacag GGACCTCCCCTTCTCACGGCCCCAGCTCCGAGTTTCTCCTGCTACTCCCAAGGCCAGGGCTGGCGAGGAAGGGGCCAGACCGGCCAAGGAATCAGTGCGGGTAAAGGAAGAACGGAAGGAggaggccgccgccgccgccgctgccgccgccgccgctgccgccgccgctgccgccgctgccgccaCCACCGGGCCTCAGGGCCTTCACCTACTGTTTGAGAGGCCCCGGCCACCCCCTTTTCTGGGCCCTAGTCCCCCAGAGCGCTGCGCTGGCTTTCTGGAGCCAACCTGGTTGGCAGGGCCCCCTCGCCTTGCTAGGCCACCCCGTTTCTATGAGGCTGGCGAGGAGCTGACTGGACCAGGGGCTGTGGCTGCCGCCCGCCTCTACGGTCTGGAGCCTGCCCACCCCCTGCTATACAGCCGCTTGGCCCCGCCACCGCCACCTGCTGCGGCCCCGGGAACCCCTCACCTTCTCAGCAAGACCCCCCCAGGAGCCCTTTTGGGGGCACCACCTCCACTTGTGCCCGCCCCCCGGCCTAGTTCCCCACCTAGGGCCCCTGGCCCAGCCCGGGCTGACaggtga